One segment of Castanea sativa cultivar Marrone di Chiusa Pesio chromosome 3, ASM4071231v1 DNA contains the following:
- the LOC142627131 gene encoding putative clathrin assembly protein At4g32285, translating to MLLFRNNNSSRPSILAPITLCLCLSLSLSLSLSLSRLRGNMMRRFRQVFTALREHSHVSYAKIATVTGFCDVEFIIIKATAPDDLPLPEKYIHELLKIFSISPSSFREFSLGFTHRFAKTRCWRVALKCLLLLHRLLRSVPEDSPFRSEILWTRTNGLITLYPCHFRDDSSFASDDYTAFIRSYAQLLDEDLNCFVLDMNAEDYQDDEEVVPETLREKMKEVGRMLQILPELQSLIDRVMDCRPTGSAARSFIVQSAMKYIIRDSFICYTMFRREIVAVLDNLFHMPYRSCISAFGVYKKAAVQANQLSEFYDWCKSMGLCGSYEYPFVDQIPQIQIQALETFLNGMWQMTESSSSPSPATSWSSSDDWTITEDGDRQVALVPKEDIVGKWETFEEDNALVRNFEKEMEPLITFDDGENVGW from the coding sequence ATGCTTCTATTTCGAAACAATAACTCTAGCCGTCCCTCCATTCTTGCACCAATAACTCTCtgtctctgcctctctctctctctctctctctctctctctctctctcgtctcAGAGGCAACATGATGAGGCGATTCCGGCAGGTTTTCACAGCTCTAAGAGAGCATAGCCACGTGAGTTACGCTAAGATTGCTACGGTAACTGGCTTCTGCGACGTTGAGTTCATCATCATAAAAGCCACAGCTCCAGACGACTTACCCTTACCCGAAAAATACATTCATGAGCTCTTGAAGATCTTCTCCATTTCTCCATCTTCATTCCGAGAGTTTTCACTCGGTTTTACTCACCGTTTTGCCAAGACTCGTTGCTGGCGTGTTGCTCTCAAATGTCTGCTTCTTCTTCATAGACTGCTCAGGTCAGTCCCCGAGGATAGCCCATTTCGATCAGAGATACTCTGGACTCGAACCAACGGCTTGATCACTCTCTATCCATGTCATTTCCGGGATGATTCGTCTTTTGCCTCTGATGACTACACTGCTTTTATCAGATCCTACGCTCAACTACTCGACGAAGATCTCAATTGCTTTGTCCTTGATATGAACGCGGAAGATTATCAAGATGATGAAGAAGTAGTTCCTGAAACTTTACGTGAAAAGATGAAGGAAGTTGGAAGAATGCTTCAAATTTTGCCTGAGCTCCAGAGTTTGATTGATCGTGTAATGGACTGCAGGCCTACAGGGTCGGCAGCACGAAGCTTCATTGTCCAGTCGGCTATGAAATATATTATTCGCGATAGTTTCATTTGTTACACAATGTTCCGAAGGGAGATTGTTGCAGTGTTGGACAATCTTTTCCACATGCCATACCGTAGTTGTATATCAGCGTTTGGTGTCTACAAGAAAGCAGCTGTCCAAGCAAACCAGCTTAGTGAGTTTTACGATTGGTGTAAGAGTATGGGACTATGTGGATCTTATGAGTACCCCTTTGTTGATCAGATTCCGCAGATACAAATCCAAGCTCTCGAGACTTTCCTCAATGGAATGTGGCAGATGACTGAATCATCTTCGTCGCCATCGCCTGCCACATCATGGTCATCATCCGATGATTGGACTATAACGGAAGATGGTGACAGACAGGTAGCCTTAGTCCCAAAGGAGGATATTGTTGGCAAATGGGAAACCTTTGAAGAAGATAATGCATTGGTAAGAAATTTTGAGAAAGAGATGGAGCCGTTGATTACGTTTGATGATGGTGAAAATGTTGGGTGGTAG
- the LOC142629317 gene encoding G-type lectin S-receptor-like serine/threonine-protein kinase At5g24080: protein MTTTFPHFPTKKSITMSTTTIRLLSFLFSILLSNLPPSSAQQQPLTLSSFNSSNSPWLPTKNQILLSPKSVFAAGFKAIPTSQNHYTFSVWYHNLSINEIVWSTNESTPVNASAPLFITTSGNLTLNDISGHNVWPSSASGNPNSTSLSINDDGNLIFSTWQSFNFPTDTILPTQNISGTQTQIISKNGKYSFSNSTGLVLINSTDSYWATGKAFQQLNKYGKMVQDSGGAFITSDFGATRYRRLKLDNDGNLKIYSFDTDVGEWIIVWKAVQESCKIYGTCGPNAICISDGSNSSTSCVCPPGFSPNGNATEGCEIKIPIKNPENTKFLQLDYVNYTSGPSLTKLINANNFTFCQASCKKEPNCLGFGFKYDGKGYCALQLERLVYGYWSPGTEAAMFLRVDSSEKDQSKFSGMTNLLETTCPVKISLPLPPEESNTTTRNIVIVCTLFAAELISGVIFFWGFLKRYIKYREMAQTLSLELLPAGGPKRFTYAELKTATGDFSNLIGRGGFGDVYKGELTDHRVVAVKVLKHVTGGDAEFWAEVTIIARMHHLNLVRLWGFCAEKGKRILVYEYVPNGSLDKYIFNQGKIKSSESEREMEMSPPLTPVLDWGIRYRIGLGVARAIAYLHEECLEWVLHCDIKPENILLGDDFCPKISDFGLAKLRKKEERVSMSRIRGTRGYMAPEWVGGDPITSKADVYSFGMVLLELVTGTRNFEMQGSVRESEDWYFPRWAFDKVFKEFKVEDILDSRIKHSYDSRAHFNSVDRMVKTAMWCLQDQPEIRPSMGKVAKMLEGTVEITEPKKPTIYFLGAE, encoded by the coding sequence ATGACAACTACATTTCCACACTTTCCCACCAAGAAGTCAATAACCATGTCTACCACCACCATCCGCCTCCTCTCCTTCCTCTTCTCCATCCTCCTCTCAAACCTTCCACCATCCTCAGCCCAACAACAACCGCTCACTCTCTCCTCCTTCAACAGCTCAAACTCCCCATGGCTCCCAACCAAGAACCAAATCCTTCTCTCTCCCAAGTCAGTCTTCGCCGCCGGTTTCAAAGCAATTCCCACTTCCCAAAACCACTACACCTTCTCAGTTTGGTACCACAACCTCTCAATAAACGAGATCGTCTGGTCAACCAATGAAAGTACTCCAGTCAACGCCTCAGCCCCCCTATTCATCACCACCTCAGGAAATCTCACTCTCAATGACATCTCTGGCCACAACGTTTGGCCTTCGAGTGCCTCAGGAAATCCGAACTCCACCAGTCTCAGCATAAACGACGATGGTAATCTCATTTTCTCAACCTGGCAAAGTTTCAACTTTCCAACAGACACAATTTTGCCTACCCAGAACATAAGTGGTACACAAACCCAAATCATTTCCAAGAATGGTAAGTACAGTTTCTCAAACTCCACGGGCTTGGTTTTGATTAATTCCACCGACAGTTACTGGGCTACAGGAAAAGCTTTCCAACAGCTCAACAAGTATGGTAAAATGGTACAAGACAGTGGAGGTGCTTTCATTACATCAGATTTTGGTGCCACCCGGTATCGAAGATTGAAGCTTGACAACGATGGTAATCTCAAAATTTACAGTTTCGATACAGATGTTGGTGAGTGGATCATCGTTTGGAAAGCAGTCCAAGAATCTTGTAAAATTTATGGCACATGTGGGCCTAATGCTATCTGTATCAGCGATGGCTCAAATTCCAGTACCAGTTGTGTATGCCCACCTGGATTCAGCCCAAATGGAAACGCAACAGAAGGATGTGAAATCAAAATTCCGATAAAAAATCCGGAAAATACCAAATTTCTTCAGCTTGATTACGTCAATTATACCAGCGGGCCAAGTCTGACCAAACTGATTAATGCTAATAATTTCACGTTTTGCCAAGCTAGCTGCAAAAAAGAACCGAATTGTCTAGGGTTTGGATTCAAGTATGATGGAAAAGGCTATTGTGCTCTTCAGCTTGAAAGACTAGTATATGGGTACTGGTCACCAGGCACTGAGGCTGCAATGTTTTTGCGTGTGGACAGTTCAGAGAAAGATCAATCAAAATTCAGCGGCATGACAAACTTATTGGAAACTACATGCCCTGTTAAGATAAGCCTGCCTTTACCGCCTGAAGAATCCAACACTACAACCAGAAACATAGTGATAGTGTGTACCCTCTTCGCTGCTGAGCTGATTTCAGGGGTGATTTTCTTTTGGGGTTTTCTAAAGAGGTACATAAAGTACAGAGAAATGGCTCAGACTCTTAGCCTTGAGTTGCTTCCAGCAGGTGGACCTAAAAGATTCACATACGCTGAGCTCAAAACTGCCACTGGTGACTTCTCGAACTTAATCGGTAGAGGAGGATTCGGCGATGTCTATAAAGGAGAGTTGACTGATCATCGTGTTGTTGCGGTTAAGGTGTTGAAACATGTTACAGGTGGTGATGCTGAGTTCTGGGCTGAGGTTACCATTATTGCAAGGATGCACCATCTCAACTTGGTGAGGCTATGGGGCTTTTGTGCTGAGAAAGGTAAAAGAATTCTTGTCTATGAGTATGTCCCTAATGGATCACTTGACAAGTACATATTCAATCAGGGTAAGATTAAGTCTTCAGAGTCTGAGAGGGAGATGGAAATGAGTCCTCCTCTAACCCCAGTACTTGATTGGGGTATCCGGTACAGGATTGGGCTTGGTGTGGCAAGAGCAATTGCGTATTTACATGAGGAGTGCTTGGAGTGGGTTTTACATTGTGATATTAAGCCCGAAAATATATTATTGGGGGATGATTTTTGTCCCAAGATATCGGATTTTGGGTTGGCAAAATTGAGGAAAAAGGAGGAGAGAGTGAGCATGTCTCGGATTCGGGGAACCCGTGGATACATGGCTCCGGAATGGGTCGGAGGAGATCCGATCACTTCAAAGGCTGACGTGTACAGTTTCGGGATGGTGTTGTTGGAACTTGTGACTGGGACAAGGAATTTTGAAATGCAGGGGTCTGTGAGGGAGAGTGAGGATTGGTATTTTCCAAGGTGGGCATTTGATAAGGTGTTCAAGGAGTTTAAGGTGGAGGACATTTTGGACAGTCGGATTAAGCATAGTTATGATAGTCGGGCACATTTTAATTCGGTAGATCGTATGGTGAAGACGGCAATGTGGTGCCTTCAAGATCAACCGGAGATCAGGCCATCAATGGGGAAGGTTGCTAAGATGTTGGAAGGGACGGTGGAGATCACGGAACCGAAAAAGCCCACCATATACTTCCTAGGAGCCGAGTAG